One window from the genome of Syntrophales bacterium encodes:
- the dut gene encoding dUTP diphosphatase: MEEIRVSIERLDSGKDIPLPRYMTEGSAGMDIFAAVEKEEFILPGERKIIPTGIAIALPEGYEAQIRPRSGLAIRNGITLINSPGTIDMDYRGEIKIIMINHGKKLFVVTRGDRIAQMVIHRVCRVTWNLKKKLDETLRGEGGFGHTG; the protein is encoded by the coding sequence AGCGGCAAAGATATTCCACTCCCCCGTTACATGACCGAGGGCTCAGCAGGAATGGATATTTTCGCAGCAGTAGAGAAAGAAGAGTTTATTCTTCCCGGAGAGAGAAAGATTATCCCAACCGGTATTGCAATTGCGCTTCCGGAGGGGTACGAAGCACAGATCAGACCACGGAGTGGTCTTGCCATAAGAAATGGCATAACGTTGATAAATTCCCCTGGTACTATAGATATGGATTATCGCGGGGAAATTAAGATAATTATGATAAATCACGGAAAAAAACTATTTGTAGTAACGAGGGGTGATCGAATTGCGCAAATGGTCATACATCGTGTCTGCAGGGTGACGTGGAATTTAAAGAAGAAGTTGGATGAAACCTTGAGAGGTGAGGGAGGATTTGGGCATACGGGGTGA